The genomic window GGTTGCGCATGGGCTGCGTCACCGAGTACTGCCACCTTTCCCGACGACCAGGACCGAAGCTCGGTCTGCTCGAATTCGTCCCACCTGAGCTTTCCTTCCGTCGCCTCGATGAGTGGTCGTAGGTGAGGGAACGAACTGATCCACTGATTTCGGGGCAGCACCGGGCCTTGTGCTGACGTATCGTCCGTCGGGCAGACGAATGCGATGTAGACCTGAGTCGCGCTGCTGGGGGTGTAGAGCAAGAAGCGCTTGCCGGACATGTACTCGACATAGTTGGCTTCGTCTGCATCCGGCACCAGTCCGGGTGCCCTGTCGATCAGTACCCGCGCGCAGCGCTGTCCGATGCTGCGCCTACGACTCAGTAGTCCGAGTCCGTCCCGCAGCCTGGAGTTGATTCCGTCGGCGACGACAACGAGATCCGCGGACACCGTGCGTCCGGACTCGAACGTCACGGACCCCTCGGGCGTCACAGCGACAGCCGCCGATCCCGTTTCGAACTCGACGCCGTAGGCACGGCCGGCGTCTACCAAGCCATTGATCAGGTTTTCGCGCAGTACGGTCAGAACCTTGACTCCGCCCGCGCCATTGACGGGAATCGACGCGAGAGTGGTGTTGTGGTTGTTGCGGGTTTCGATGGCTTGGCCGTAGTGGGCGCCATCGATAACCTGGTCATGGACACCCAGCCGGTCGAGGACGGCTAGCCCGTTACTCCAGAGGTAGATTCCCGAACCGAAGGCTCGTATCTCCGGATCCCGCTCGTGCAGGGTGACAGACCAGCCTTGGCGCGCCAGAGCAGCCGCGGCGGTCAGTCCGCCGACCCCGCCGCCTATGACTTCGGCTCTACGTGGTTGCTGTTTCATTGATTCCCTTTCACAGCTCGAATAACGCAGGGTGACGTTCGACCGGGGCAAGATCCTGCCGAAAATTGCCATGGCCGTTGAGGTCTCGCTGTGGGACTGCCTCACGCAACAGGTCGGACGCTACGCATCACCCTAATAGATAGCAAGCTATGTAATGTGGTTTTTACACAAACTGGTAGTCGAACCCTCGGTACACTCGGTCCGTGTCAGAACTACTGGGAACCGATCACGACCTCGACGAAGCATTCGGAGATGCGTGCAACGCGCTGTTCCTCGTGCTCAAGAGGGGCCGTGGCACCGTCGGCACCAGAGCGGACGGTGCGTCTTTGAGCGAGGCGCAGATCGCCATGCTCGAATCGGTCGCCAAGAACGGCCCTCTGGGCGTCAAAGCGATCGCCGACCAGGCCGGAGTTGCGCAACCGACTGTGTCCCGCATGCTCAACGCTCTCGAAAAGCAAGGCGTGGTTGTGCGTTCTCCCTCCCCACAGGACGAGCGTGCCGTTCTTGTCGAGCTCACCGAATCGGGCCGGCAATTGTGGGAATCCAAACGCGCACTGCTCCGGTACTTCCAGAGGGACGCACTCCTGAGATTCGCCCCGGACCGCCGCGTGGAGGTAGTGGAGATGCTTCGCGAGTTGACGGCGATAATCGAAGACCAGATCGCCGAACGCTGACTTCCAGAAGTAACATGACGCCCTCTTGACGATCGTCTACATTGCGGTATAGCTTTCAGGCGTGGACTTCAGCTGCTGTGGAGCCTGAGGTCGACGTAGCAACCACCTAGCACGTTCCTACGTGGGCGTCCCTGCCGGACGCATCGATTACTGCACGCCGCTGCGAGGAAAAGATCCTTGCGAGCCTTCGTCTTTCGATGCACTTCCTACAGAATCGGACTCCAGAACATGCACAATTCTGTCGTGGGCTCCCGACCCACAGAACCGCGTCCGGCAGGCGCCAAAGCATGGGCCATGCTGGCCCTGGTAACCGTCGGCTTCGTCATGATGACCTTGAACTGGTTCAATATCTCCACCACCTTCGGAGACCTTGCTACCGAATTCGATGTCGGTATCCCCTCGCTTGCGTTGTTGATCTCGGCTTTCGTCGTCGGGTACGGCTTGATGCACGTCCCGGCCGGCTTTCTTGCTGCCAAGATCGGACTTCGAACCGCCTTGGCTGCGGGACTCGTGCTGCAGGGGGTGACTGCAGCTGGCTCTGGCCTTGCGCGCAATTACGAACAACTGCTTGCACTGCGCATAGTCAGCGGCGTCGGTGCGTCCGTCTACGCGGGACTCGGTATCGCCGCAGTCAGCATCTGGTTCGTCGGCCGCGCGCACGCGTTGGCGCTGGGTCTGGTGTCCGCAGCTTTCAGCCTCGGAGTTGCAATCGGTCTTTACACCTGGGCCGATCTCGTAGCCGCGACCGATTGGCGGACAGCGCTGATCATCGGCGGTGTCCTGTGCATCATCTCGGGCTTGGCTATTGCCGTTTTCTACCGGGTACCTGCTGGGTCTCGATCTCTACACGGAACCGCGTTGTCCAGCAGCGAGATTCGGCAGATTCTCCAGAACCGAAACTTGTGGGTGTTCGGCCTGGCATTTTTCGGGGGTTACGGTGCGTACTTTGCTGCGTCACAGTTGATTTCCAGCTATGCCGTCGATGAGCGGGGTATCGACGTTGGTCAGGCCAACATCGCATCGCTGGTGGTCGGACTCGCAGGAATCCCCGGAAGCATCCTCGTAGGCTGGCTGTCAGACCGTTTACGCCAGCGAACAACCTTCGTCATCGGACAGCTACTGTTGATGTCAGCTGGTTTGATGCTAGTTCCATTCATCGCTCCCTCGTGGCTGTGGGCCGCCGCCTTCTTGATCGGGTTCGGGTTCAACGGCTGCTTCGCGGTCTGGCAAACCGTTCCGGGAGAGGACGTCTCGATACCGCCACACCATATAGCGACGGCTGTAGGACTGATGCTCACGATCGCCGGCGTCGGTGGCTTCGTTGTGCCGTGGGCGTTCGGACTTCTCGTTCCAGCCCTGGGTTACACCACTGCCTGGGTGTGCCTCGCAGCGGTGAGTTCCGCGTGCGCCTGCATTGCCCTCGCCACGCCCCGGCGAGCCACACGACCGCTCGACACCCCACTGACTACCAGCGCCACTCTGTAATACATCGCCCCTCCGTAATACCTCACCACGAAAGGAACCCACACCATGAAGACTCTCACCGTCGACGGCTGGCCTATCGAATACACCGACTCCGGCACCGAGCACGAACGCACCCTGATCTTGCTCACCGGCTGGGCACAGGACCACAGATTGTTCAAGAACCTGGAACCCATTCTTGCCCAGGAATTTCGCGTGCTCCGCGTGAACTTCAGAGGACACGACGGACTGTTGACCGACAACGGCGACTTCACTGCGTCGGACATGGCATCGGACGTCCTGGCCATCATCGAACACCTCTCCTTGACGGACGTTCGACTGGTATCGACTTCCCACGGTTGTTGGGTCAACATCGACGTTCACGATCGGCTGGGAGATGCCAGCTTGGGCAAAACCGTCGTAATCGACTGGCTGATGGCTCCATTCGACGAATTCCATCGCCAGATCCGCGAAGGACATCAGGAGGCTACGTACTACGCTGCCCGACGCAGCATGTTCGACGAGTGGACAGCATCGACGGACAACCTCGATGTGGTCGATCACGTCAACCGAGAAATGACCTGGTTCGGTGGCGAGATGTGGCGACGCGCATGCCGAGAGATCGAGAAGGCCTACGCCACGTGGGGTGACCCGCTCAAACGAATGACACCGCTGTCCGAACGCCTCGACGTACGGCACATCTACTCACAACCGCTTTCCTCCGAGTACCGCGAATATCAGGAGGACTTCGCCAGTCAGAACCCATGGTTCGACCCGCAGCACATTCCGGGCCAGACCCACTTCCCGACGCTCGAGAACCCGGAGGCCGTTGCCGCAGCGATCACCGAGTTCTACCGCTGAACCGCAAGCGACCCCTGTTGCCCCGGGAGAGGGCCGTAACGACGCCGCCGTGTGCGGTCGACCAGTACGGCATGGTTGTCACGCCTGACCTGGCTCTGTGCCGACAACCCGGTATATCCGCCAATCCGGCTGGTCGGCGCCGTCGTTCGGCACCTCGACGTCCAGGGTCGCTATGGTCCCGCCGCCCTCGTAGATGGTTGGGTAGCGGCGATTGATCGCGTCGGACTGCCCGCGGCCCGTGTTGGGGACGGTCAGGAGAAACTCCACGCCCGCGGCTGCGGGCTCGTTGAGAATGGTGGTGAAATCCTGATCGGACGGTACGACGAACCGCTCCGGGTGTTCCGACGCAGCGAGCACGGCGAACCCGTAGACGGTGTCCACCAGGATCGAACCCTCGGGCAGGTCCTGCTGATCGAGGTACTCCGCGATCATGCGTTCGGTCTCGAACGAGGCGATGATGCTCCGCGCGGACACCGCATCTTCCGATTCCGGCGACGAATCGAATAGATGGCCCAACGCATACTGCTGGCTCGACAGCGACGGCTGCAGCATCGCCCAACCCGTGACGGGCACAGCGAGCGCCGACAGCATGACGGTTGTCGAGACGAGGCCGCGCGAGACCCGTGCACGCTCGGGTCGTACTCGATGCAGCGCACCCAGCCGACGCGTGCGCGGATTGCCGCGAGCAGGCACCAACTGCACCACCACGACGACGGCGAGAGGGATCGCGCAGATGTAGAACCTGAGGAAGCCGAACGTCGATCCGCTGATGTACGTCGCGGCCTGAAATGCGAGCACCATCCCGAACAAGACCGGCGCGACGAGGAATTCGAGATCCCGCCGACGTCCGGCGAGCAGCGTGGACATCGGCAGGATCAACGGCAGCAGAGGCCCGAGCACGATCACTGCCGTCACCGCGAACAGTGCATTGGTCAGCGGAGTCCCGCTCGAGCCGCCGGATTGTTCGAGAATCGCCGTATTGCCGTAGCTCGAGGACAATTGGGCCAGCAACTCCCCCGTGATCAGCCAGCTGGTCGCACTCCACACCAGGAATGCGACGAACCCCGGCCCCGCGACCAGGACGGCGTCGAGGACCGCCTGCCGACGCATCGTCCGCCACGAGGCGCGTCCCTTGCGCAGCAGCGTGACCCCCGCAACCAGGAATGCTGCACCCGCGATGGCCACGACGGCGTCGTAGCGCGTCAGATATGCCAGCGCCAAAGCGATTCCGGCGACGATGAGGTCGTGCACGTCGTCGGTGTGCATCCACCGAATCAACCGGCGGACCGCCCAGATGGTGCAGAACAGGAACACCGCCTCGCTCATCCCGTTGGCGCCGTAGAAGACGATCATGGGGTTGAGCGCGAACACGAGGGTGATCGCGGTGCTGTGGCCGGCCGACAGACCTCGGTCGCGACAGATCCCGTGGATCATCACCACCGCACCGGCCATGAACACTGCCGAGACGACAGTGCCGGAGATGTTCCACCGCGTGATCTCCGGCCACCATCTCGACAGCGCCACCAGCGGCAACTGCAGCAACGCGGTCAGTGGCGTGAAGATGAACCCGATGGCCGACACGTGCGGATCGCGGCTCAACAGAACAGCCTGCGCGGCCGACGTCCGAGACAGGGCGTCGCCGAGGAGGTACCCGAAACGCAGACTCAGGGTCAGCCCGACGGCCAGGTAACCGGAGAGCGTCGCGAGAAAGAGGACCCACGGCGCTTTCACTTGACGGGCTCGACGTCGGGGGCGGCCGACGCCGTCGACAACCCGTGGAACGTTTTCTCCCAATACGACGGATTACGCACCAACTGCCAACAGCCCTTGATCGCCGCGACGCTCATCATCAGCCAGTACAGCGGCATCGTCAGGCTGGGCACGAGCAGGTACGCGTTGTTGCTCTCTCGACTCGCGATCAGATACATGTAGATGGTCGCGACGTTGCCGATGATCAACGACATCAGCGAGAAATAGTAGATGTACGTCGGAAACAGCGCCGCAATCAGCGCCGGTTGCCCGAGAATCCATGCGGCAGTGGTGAACCAGAAGATCATGTTGATACACGCGGTGATCGGCGTCCCAGCCAGCAGCAGCGTGAACCGATACGTGCCGACGAACCCGACTGCGCGGAACGTCTGCAGTGGTCGACGCATATGCACCAGCCATGTCTGCAGATACCCCTTGTACCAGCGTGATCGCTGCCGGATCCAGTTGATGGCGTCGCTGTTGGCCTCTTCGAGGGTGGTCGAATCGAGCACTGCGGTCGAGTAACCCGACGCAGCGATGCGCACCCCGAGGTCTGCATCCTCGGTGACGTTGAATCCGTCCCACGCGCCGACTTCCTTGATGACCTCGCCCCGCAGGTGGTTCGAGGTGCCGCCCAACGGAATCGGTGACGTGCTCTTCATCAGGCCTGGCAGCAGGTAGCCGAACCACAGTGCATAGTCCGCAGTGAACCATCCGGTCAGCAGGTTCTGAGAACCGTTGTGAAAGGCCAACTTCGCCTGAACGCACGCGACGGTGTCGGGCAACCGTCGAAACGCCGCGACGACGCGTCGTAGCTGCAATATTTCGGGAAGATCCTCGGCGTCGAAGATCGTGATGATCTCCCCTGTCGCGAAGTGCAGTCCGTAGTTGCAGGCCTTGGGTTTGGTGCGCGGATCGCTCGCCGGCACGAGGACCACGTCGACGATCTTGCTGACGCCACTCTTCTTCGCAGCTGCGATGGTGACGTCGTCGTCCTCTTCGAGGAGCAGCAGAACCTGCAACTTCTCCGGCGGGTAGTCGAGGCTGCTCATCGCGGCGATGAGATCGCCGACCACCTCCGGCTCGTCGTACGCCGGAACGAGAATCGTGTAGAGCGGCAGTTCGTCATCCGGAATCGCCCGTGCCTGTTCGTCGGTCACCGTGACGATGGCCGACGCGTCGAGCCCGCGGGTGAACAGCAACAACCGATCACACATCATCGCGATGTACCCGAACGTGCACACAACGGTGATCGTGAGCAGCGTGTCGATCGGCGCGAGCACGGCACACACTGCAGTGATCGCCGCGATCGTCAGCGCGGTGTACTTCTGCCACGGCACGAACGCAACGGCTGCCGACGCCAACGGATTTCCGCGAGCGAGGCCGTTGACGGCATCGTCGAGAGCGGCCATCCGGAACTCTTCGGTCTCGTCACCGACCCTCGGCGGCACGTGGGATCCGTACTTCACGGTTCGACTCCGTCCTCGGGCCACTGCGCGTCGACGAGATCGATACCAAAGTCTGTCAGCAGTTCACGATCCTTGTAGTCCGGGTTGTTGTCGACGGCAATCGTGTTGCCGCGCAGAAACGTAGCCAGTGACGTACCGAGGTTCGACGCCATAGCCGGTGTCGGGATCGGGAACACCGCGCCGGGCTCGTGGTTGTCGACGCTGATGACCGTCACTCGTTGGGTGACGTCGCTGCGAACCCAGGTGAACACCAGCTTGGTCCACGTCAAAAGCAGTTGATCGCTGACCGAGGTATACAGCTCGCCCACGACGTCGTGGCCGAGCTTCACCGGAAGCGTGGCGCTGGTCCTCGTGTTCGTCAGCCGGTAGAGGGTGCTCTCGGGATAGACCGCCAGGCTCGCGCGGTTGGCCGTGGACAGCACGTCGACGACGACGGTGCGCGGTCGGGACTCGATGTCCCAGGATGGATTTCCCTCGTCCGCGCGTATCGTCTGACGGGTAAGCGTGGCGGTTCGACCGAAATACGACCTGACCCAGTCGAACGTTCGACGGTCCGTCTGCGACCAACCCGCAGGTACGGCCAGCGGCGCCGACGGCGCCCCAGGCGGTCCCGGAGTGGACGAGATAGCAGTCCGCTCTGGCAGCGGAACCACGAACAGGATTGCCGCCGCGACGACAACGATGACCAACGAGCTCCACGATCGTTTCGCCGTCACCGGGGCGACGGCACCCGTCAGTGGGCTCTTCGACTTTCCGCGTCGTGCAGCGAAGTAGAACCCGAACGCCACCAAGACCGAGGCACCGGCCGTCGAGATCAATTGCAGCCAAGCGATGTGGACGCTCGGCCACCAGAGCAGCATCATGGCCAGTACTGCGAACCCGGCTGCGACAGTGCAGAAGAATCCGAGCCACCCGCGACGGCGCGTGCGCCCGACTGCGATTGCACCTGCCGCCCCGGCCAACACGACGAGCACTGCGCCGTAGGCGAATCGGCTACCTCCGACGGTGATGGCTGCCATACGGTAGGTCAGCGGACCCAACGCCAACAGCAGCAACCAGACCGACCAGAACCGTCCGACCGGCCGCAGACCGAATACGAGGATCGCACCGCCGAGGAAGAAGATCAGTCCGGCGAGGACGTCGAGATGGGCGAGCTCGTACTGGTCGACGTAGCGCGGTAACCACAGCGCTTTGATCGCGACCGCAGCCAGCAGGGCGAGACCGCCGACGATGATATCCGTCTGTCGATCGTGGATCGGGAGCTCACCCGATCGACGACGCGCAATTCCTTGCGCCGCAACCGCTGCCAGGACCGGCAGCACGAAGATGTACGTCGTGATTGCGCCGTCGGCGGCCTCCTCGGCGAGACGCACCCACGTCGGGAAGAATGCGAGAACCACGCAACCGAGGAGTACGGCCCACCTTGTCGCGATGACCCAGGCGGGATTACGCGCCGCAGCCTTACCAGTGGAAGTCTGCTCGGCGTCAGGGGTATCGGTCTGCGTCGTCACGGTTCTACCGGGCCGTTACCGCGCTGAGAGCGTCGCCGCGACCTCACCACGATGATCGCTGCGACAATCAGTCCTGAGAGGATCAACACCACGCCCACGCCGGCGAAGAACACCACCAGCTTGTTCGAGGTCTGCGACTGGGCTGCGGTGTCGGTTTGGGGACCGGTTAGATCGTTGCTGGAGAGCGTCAGTGGCTCGGCGCCCGGGGTTCCGAACAGGACGTCGCCGCTCAACCCGAACCATCGATTCGTGCCGGCGTCGAGCCAGGCGATGAGGTCGTCGAGCTGCGCGGGCGCACCGTTGGACGAGGCCACCATCAGTGCAGCACCGTTCGGGTTGGAGGCCACCTGCACTGTCCCGAATGGCACGGCGGTGTCGAGCGTGAGCAGGGTTTCCGAGCCGCTGGTATCGGTGGCGGTCACCGACAAGGTCGCGGCGCCGTTCGAGCTCACGGGGAGTTCGAGCGTATCGGGAAGATTGCCGTCGGGGGCGATCACGATCGCCGGTTCGGTGCCGTTCAATGCCTCGTCGACCTCGACGACGTGCGGTTGCATCAATCGTGTGGACATCCGCTGCAGACCGTTGACTAGGGATACCGCTCGAACGGTGTTGACGAACGAGTTCTCGGCCAGGGCCACCCCGACGCGAGGCGTCAATGCTTGTGGGAGCGAACCAAATCCGAGTGGAACAGGCGATGCAGAGTCGGACGACTCGATGACCGACGCGCCGTCGATCGTCACGGTCGACGCGGACTGCGCTCCGCACGCTGAGCCGCTGCCCTCGCTCGAGCGGGAAACGGTGACGTCGAGGGTGGTGATTCGATCGAGCTCGGCGTTCGGGATGTCGATCCACTGATCCAGTCGACCGGTGTCGTCAGCAGTCCACACCGCAAGGGTTCTGTCACCGATGGTGGCGGTCAACGAGCCTGCTCCGGGTGTGTAGCTGCCCGTCAGATGTACCGAAACGTCGGCGGCCGAGCGTCCCAGCCGAGTCTGGTCCAATGCGACCGATGCGGTAGGAGCGCCAGTGACGGTGCCGATGTCGAGGGCGTCGAGCGTCGTCGAGTTCGGCGCGAGGACGGCCGGTGGAACACGCGGGCCTGCGAGCGCCCCACGGGTCACCGCGAGGTCGGCGACGGGGCTGGTGATCAACCGGGTTTGATCGAGGAGTTCACTGCCGGAGCCGGTGATGTAGAGCTGGGGCGGTGTGTCGGGAACCGGGAAGATAAGTTCGGCTCCGGCGTCGGTGTTGTCGGACAGGACCACCGTCCGTTCGAACGGACCGCTCGGCGGTGCACTCCGAAGGTCGGTGTCGGGGCGGACGACCATGCGAACATTCTGGGCGCCGAAGGACTCGGTCACCGACGTGGTCAGCGTCAAAACCGCATCGATGACGTCCGTGCCGGGCTCGGCGGGTACGAACACGGTCAGTTGCCGCAGAACAGGTGGGAGGAATTCGGAGATTGTCCGGGGGATTGCCGGTACTCCGCTGTAGTCGACCGCGGCGTCGATGATGCGCACCGGATCTCCTGATGGGGCCGGGCAATACCCGGCGTCGGGAATGAGCGTCGACGAAAACTCGAGCGTCACTGCACCACCGACGATGGCGGCTGCCCCGAGGGGGATCGACACCGGCACCGTCTGCGCGTCGCCGCTGAGATCGACGCGGAAGATCGGCCGATCGTTCGATTCGACGTCGATCCATCCGCGATCGAGCCAAGGCGGAACC from Rhodococcus sp. P1Y includes these protein-coding regions:
- a CDS encoding alpha/beta fold hydrolase, whose translation is MKTLTVDGWPIEYTDSGTEHERTLILLTGWAQDHRLFKNLEPILAQEFRVLRVNFRGHDGLLTDNGDFTASDMASDVLAIIEHLSLTDVRLVSTSHGCWVNIDVHDRLGDASLGKTVVIDWLMAPFDEFHRQIREGHQEATYYAARRSMFDEWTASTDNLDVVDHVNREMTWFGGEMWRRACREIEKAYATWGDPLKRMTPLSERLDVRHIYSQPLSSEYREYQEDFASQNPWFDPQHIPGQTHFPTLENPEAVAAAITEFYR
- a CDS encoding MFS transporter; the protein is MGSRPTEPRPAGAKAWAMLALVTVGFVMMTLNWFNISTTFGDLATEFDVGIPSLALLISAFVVGYGLMHVPAGFLAAKIGLRTALAAGLVLQGVTAAGSGLARNYEQLLALRIVSGVGASVYAGLGIAAVSIWFVGRAHALALGLVSAAFSLGVAIGLYTWADLVAATDWRTALIIGGVLCIISGLAIAVFYRVPAGSRSLHGTALSSSEIRQILQNRNLWVFGLAFFGGYGAYFAASQLISSYAVDERGIDVGQANIASLVVGLAGIPGSILVGWLSDRLRQRTTFVIGQLLLMSAGLMLVPFIAPSWLWAAAFLIGFGFNGCFAVWQTVPGEDVSIPPHHIATAVGLMLTIAGVGGFVVPWAFGLLVPALGYTTAWVCLAAVSSACACIALATPRRATRPLDTPLTTSATL
- a CDS encoding FAD-dependent oxidoreductase: MKQQPRRAEVIGGGVGGLTAAAALARQGWSVTLHERDPEIRAFGSGIYLWSNGLAVLDRLGVHDQVIDGAHYGQAIETRNNHNTTLASIPVNGAGGVKVLTVLRENLINGLVDAGRAYGVEFETGSAAVAVTPEGSVTFESGRTVSADLVVVADGINSRLRDGLGLLSRRRSIGQRCARVLIDRAPGLVPDADEANYVEYMSGKRFLLYTPSSATQVYIAFVCPTDDTSAQGPVLPRNQWISSFPHLRPLIEATEGKLRWDEFEQTELRSWSSGKVAVLGDAAHAQPPYLGQGGGCAMTNAFGLAHAVSHTNDSLAVGLAQWEATERPLIEHTQRFSCRVARLNNVPNLPRTALMTVLSKSSALGRSRLRAATSVPTGFSA
- a CDS encoding ArnT family glycosyltransferase is translated as MKAPWVLFLATLSGYLAVGLTLSLRFGYLLGDALSRTSAAQAVLLSRDPHVSAIGFIFTPLTALLQLPLVALSRWWPEITRWNISGTVVSAVFMAGAVVMIHGICRDRGLSAGHSTAITLVFALNPMIVFYGANGMSEAVFLFCTIWAVRRLIRWMHTDDVHDLIVAGIALALAYLTRYDAVVAIAGAAFLVAGVTLLRKGRASWRTMRRQAVLDAVLVAGPGFVAFLVWSATSWLITGELLAQLSSSYGNTAILEQSGGSSGTPLTNALFAVTAVIVLGPLLPLILPMSTLLAGRRRDLEFLVAPVLFGMVLAFQAATYISGSTFGFLRFYICAIPLAVVVVVQLVPARGNPRTRRLGALHRVRPERARVSRGLVSTTVMLSALAVPVTGWAMLQPSLSSQQYALGHLFDSSPESEDAVSARSIIASFETERMIAEYLDQQDLPEGSILVDTVYGFAVLAASEHPERFVVPSDQDFTTILNEPAAAGVEFLLTVPNTGRGQSDAINRRYPTIYEGGGTIATLDVEVPNDGADQPDWRIYRVVGTEPGQA
- a CDS encoding glycosyltransferase translates to MAALDDAVNGLARGNPLASAAVAFVPWQKYTALTIAAITAVCAVLAPIDTLLTITVVCTFGYIAMMCDRLLLFTRGLDASAIVTVTDEQARAIPDDELPLYTILVPAYDEPEVVGDLIAAMSSLDYPPEKLQVLLLLEEDDDVTIAAAKKSGVSKIVDVVLVPASDPRTKPKACNYGLHFATGEIITIFDAEDLPEILQLRRVVAAFRRLPDTVACVQAKLAFHNGSQNLLTGWFTADYALWFGYLLPGLMKSTSPIPLGGTSNHLRGEVIKEVGAWDGFNVTEDADLGVRIAASGYSTAVLDSTTLEEANSDAINWIRQRSRWYKGYLQTWLVHMRRPLQTFRAVGFVGTYRFTLLLAGTPITACINMIFWFTTAAWILGQPALIAALFPTYIYYFSLMSLIIGNVATIYMYLIASRESNNAYLLVPSLTMPLYWLMMSVAAIKGCWQLVRNPSYWEKTFHGLSTASAAPDVEPVK
- a CDS encoding MarR family winged helix-turn-helix transcriptional regulator; amino-acid sequence: MSELLGTDHDLDEAFGDACNALFLVLKRGRGTVGTRADGASLSEAQIAMLESVAKNGPLGVKAIADQAGVAQPTVSRMLNALEKQGVVVRSPSPQDERAVLVELTESGRQLWESKRALLRYFQRDALLRFAPDRRVEVVEMLRELTAIIEDQIAER